AAACCCGAGTCGATCGCGTCAAAACATGCTTTAACATCTGCGCTACTGAATCTGAAGAGTTAAAGCGTTTTTATATAACACTGAATAATCCAATCACATGTTGCTGGGTGAAGCTGATGTCTCTGCCAACAAGGAGACCTGTTTGCACTTGGTGTAAATAGACACtcagatttttaaaaacttttttttttcaacagttaaAACAGTTGCCCACAGAAAGCCTATGACTGGGTCATCTTTTTTCTGTCCGGAAAAGTGTGAAGAATGATTCCAAATCCCTCCCACAGCTCAAGCATTTTTACTTGACACTAGGTGGCACTATAATGCACAATTTTACCCTCGACATAAGATCAGATCAATTGAATCGGttcagcacttaaaaaaaaaatttttttttagaaaataaacatgaataatctAATTGCAGTTGtccctgaatattaatttatgttttgtatcagaTTTGGTACATCAAGTTTTTTTTTGGCCTTTATGGTTATACTTGTGAGCAGTGAGAAAGTGGAGAgcacaggagaagaaaaacacGTAGGCTACATTTTATTTAGAAGCAATTGCAATTAGGTGCACTTTTTTATATCCATGGCCAGAAAGTAAGAGGAAATAGTTTGTAAAGCAAATGAACTGATATATATTTTAGTGGTTACTTTATATCCCACGTCTAAGTAATAAAAGATTTCAATTCTTCACAAGTCAATATCCATGAGTCAGTAGATTCAATTGTGAGTGGTTGATCATCTTGCAATTCAGAATTTATATACTATCAACTACATTTTGTGAAAATTGGCATGAAGGTAGTGCAACCATAAGTGTTCAATGGCTTCTGTGCAAATAAACCTTTTACCATTGGTCATTAACTGCATCCATCACATCAAGTCTGTCAAATGTAAATTTAGCAAGAGGCCAGTTTTCAGCCAGCaggttatatattaatataaacataaatgtaatttaatcataTGACCCATAATTTGTAAAGaaacatttcaataaatcacaagatctggtttttatttttattttttgttttttttaaacaaatgtttataaCACATGCTTATAGACCAAATATCATCCCTTggaggttgacattttttttttttacatatgccggttttctttctttttttttatgttgactaCTAAACCAAACTCAACTCTTTTACAGTATATGTGCTAATGATTTAATACTGTGCTAAATATGTATCCTAtactcattaaaaaaacaacaaaaaaagaactaaaaaaacaacaacaaaaagaccaTGTGAGGCAGTTTAACATGCTATGACTACAGGAGTACATGTAGTTCTGCACTCTGTGGCTCTGAAAAAGAAATCACAAATAAATGTGTAGTTAGACATTCAACAGTTTTCCTgttattaatatgaaaataattcattttcttatttaaatgaatataatttaccTTTAAAAGAGTTGTTCGAGATGAAGCTCAGAGAAATTATCCACTCCTAGGACACACAGGCTCACCCTTAACAATATACCAGGCCTCATTGTGTCTGTTCATAATCTTCATCGGgctgaaaaacacacaaacacaatacaataaacacaacaatgaCTGAAATCAGAGAGCATTGCAGGCAGAAAGGAGGTAAGCTAAGTGCACCTGTTATAGCCAACATTATAATGGTACTCTGTTTCATAAGTAGCTTGTACATTGTCCAGCGATGTTTTCAGACTATCAGACTGTGATTTGGCCACAAGTGACATCATCCAGCCCCCGTAACTCTTGACATATACTTTCATATCCGGAGTGTCTGTTAAGTGTACCTACAAATAAAGATTGgaacaagttatatatatatatatatatatatatatatatatatatatatatataaatattcagttAAATAGAAATCACAGAAAATATCAGTGAGACCCACAGAGGAATCAGTAGGTTTGGGTGGATTGGCCTGGTATTTGGAGGGCAGGAGGAAGCTGAGACCATAGACTGATGACTGCCACATGCTCGCATTCTCGTTGACTTTAATGAGGACTGGTGCAGTCATGTCAATCTTTGCACCTAGAAAATAAGGGTTATAATTTGATTATAAGGAtaaatttgaagttttttttttttttttgcttccaatgaatattaaatgttttcttcatttcatttgtatgttttaatatttgtcaTGCTATTTCAGTTCATTACAGGACACTGGATAGCTTAACCGTTTAATGCACTTTGTTATTGTTCCGGTTACTTTCTGAAGGAAAGCACATTTACAAAATGTTGCAAAATTTGGACTCGCTGACATGGCTTATTTTACTATGTCTtcatctgaagaaagaaagttCTACATCTGGGATGCAGgaggatgaataaataatgagaaaatctttttttttttttttaagtccctCACATGTTTTAATATCCTTGAGAACATTTGGTCCTCCACAATGTTTGACCCCCAAAACAAACTCACCGGCCTCATTTTCTCCGGTGATGTATTTATAAAGTTTCCTGAATGCTCTTGAAGTTGCAACTTCCATGAAATAGGATTCAGCTTCTGTGGTCACCCACTTAGCAGCTTCATAGTGGCGTACCTGAAGGAATAGAGCACTTCATCTCATTACCATGATCTGTTTCAACTTGTCTTTTTTTGAGAAATTTTGAGATCTCTTTACTCTTTCATGTTTGTGCAGTCCTGTATCTCACCTCGTAACCATCTCCTTCACACACCAAGTCAAACAGAAAGCACTCTTTGGTCTCTGTGCAGTAACTGGATTCGCTTGTGGAGTCCCTGAGAGATGCACACACAATACATTCAGATTGAGCTTTACACAACAATGCAAATAAGATCCCAGTGGCAAGAGAAGTTAAAACGAATCTCACCCAACTCTTCCGTGTACTGCCACTGCAAAGAGCAGCAAGATCAATCCTTTCAGACAAATCCTTAAAAACATTacagaacaaacagaaaaaaatgaggTTACTTTTAGGGAACTCTAGCAGTAGtcattttggtagcactttattttacagtcctgttcctcatgtacatactatgtactttttatagtaataacaataactatgtaataactaggtactaaccgtgaacctacccctaaacctaagcctaccccatgtagttaccttgtattaccagaactttcttagatatatACACTGTAAGAACACTATagaagtacactgtaagtacatgttagtacacgtactgtaaaatcaAGTGCAACCGTCATTTTTATGGTGCTGCTGTGGTTTATTCTGTACAGCTGTGTAAGAGAGTAAAAGCTTCAGTACTTACATGTTGTAGAATGTTGTATCTTGAAGCTGTGTAGAGATGAAGTATGCACGTACACGCCTGCAAGCTGTTATTTATACATGCAACGTTATGAAATCTGTCCCCTCCTTCAAGACACGCCCCAACTCCGCAGTCATGTAAGCATGTTAAATAAGAGTTTGTCTTATCCACCAGGGACAGTATTTcatcttttttattcatttatttattatttgattatcaAATAGCCATGTCTATCCATTCAATCTTAAAGTAATGATTCTAAAAAATGTGCTGTTGTTCTAAAAGTGgtctaaataactttttttttattacattataaagaACCATTTGTGGAATGAAAAGGTTTCATGAATGTAAAAGGTTTTTCATGAATAcctataaagaaaaaatatttttaagagtgtacagtaTACTGACAGACATACTTTTATATGTGTACAACATTAATTACAGCTCAgcattccttttatttttatgcGATGGCGTGTTTGtgattatttactgggaaaactAAGTTGGCTTTTTAAGGGTAGATGGGGGTCTCATGAGGTTGTTACACAATAACTTCTGGATTCCATTCAGAACTAAACTGTATCTTAATGCATGACATTTGATCAATATGGTCACTCTGTCAATGACATATCAAAGCTCTGATGTAAAATAAGCAAACAGAACCTTTGACCGCTGACTGACCACAGCTCTGTTCACTGTGTGCAGTAGTGAATGTGACAGTCATCCAGATGCTTAAGTAGGCTAAATGTCAAAATTGCTTAACTTTTTTTTAGAGTAGAAGAGGGATATTATTTCAGGTGACCAACTGCAACTGAAGCCTTTGATAAATGGACAGAAGTTGTTGTTGATCATATAGACAGTACAATAAATGCaaatatgttgccatttttgttttaatatctcTTCAAGGACATCTTATCAAGTAATGTtttaatacataattatttatgGATGCATAGTTTGAAATAAGAGATCATTAGatcattaaaatgttgttttgtcagggtaaataataataaaaagtgattaaaaattatttaaaataaaggttatagtctgaaagtaaaaataattttactttcAGACCATAACTTCTGTGTTTTCTGGGTGAAGCAAAATCCTTTGAGACCCAGAATTGTGTTTTTTCATTTCATGCCCACGTGGAGATTATATCTCTTTATGGTCAATTCAGGATAAATTCAAAGGTTTAGCTCTTTGTCTCCTGAACAGTCCTGGTGCTCTCTGATATCTTTTGTTTAGGGTTTTGTAATGGTTGTACAAGTGTTGGGTGTAGCTGGGTGTCTTGTTTCATGCATTCTTCACTAAACATGAAAAAGTTCTCTAAACATCTGGTATGATTTATCATTGATGCAGTTACGCAAAGACAATATTATGCAAAATTATGATATAACAGCAAAGATAAACTGCTCATAAATCATCCACATTTATTCCAGATCATTTTGAACTTGACACATTAATAGTAAGTTTAACATACTGTTTGTAATTTCCCCCATGAGATGTTCCCGAAATCTTCATTCGGAAAAGTATTAGAGTTCACCGTGCAACTCTTATGTGTGTTTGACAGTTGTTATGCAAGACTGACATAACAGCAGATATGTTTTATTCACCAGGAGTTGTCTGCTTTTTCTTCTTAAGTGCCTGTATTTGTTGTGTGAAGTGCACAACAGAGGATTATAGAGAAAtatgaactttgaataaaaaaatagaacattTTGAAAGCTGAAAAGTCAAACTGATTAGTTGGAATAATTTAAAGGAATCATCTGCTTATGCCTTTATACATTGGTTACTTCGAgtgaattatatgttatatgaTGTTTCATTCAAAGCAACTTCATTCAAAGTGATGTCAGCGGTTTGACTGATATTTGCTTCCTCGTCCTCAGGTGCTGCTGTCAGTCTCTTCTTCAATGTCATCTAGAATGAGCCTTCCGGATCCCCGCCTCCACCTCGGTCGCAATCTCCTCCACCTTGGCCCTCCTGGTCCTCCCTGTAGCCCCGGCTCATCGGCTCTCTGTCCCAGCCTTGGGCTCCTCCACCACATGCGCCGCAGCCATCAGTTGGACCCCTGGAGTTGTCAGCCCATCCTCCAcaatggctcctccctccgtcggcTCCACCATGGGCCTCTATCATGGCTGTGACCTGGGTCTCATCTGGCTCCTCTTTCTGCTCTGGTTCCCACCTGTCGTCTCCCGGGCTCCTCCCTCTGTCATCACCACCCTGGACTCTGTTAGCCGTCCTCCTGGGAGTCTGTCCTCCACTGGAACCTAAACCTGTCTGGTCTGCCTGCCAACGGTTTGCCTTCCCGTCACCATCCCACATCCactcctttgtcctcctcctaagtccccctctgtccctccccctttCTCCATGGCACGAGGACGCGCCTTCCGGGAGGGAAGTTGATTGTGGACTGTTGATTTTGGACTGTTGACTGTTGAACTAGTTTTGTGTATTACTTgtgtattgtgatgtttttatcatcttttttgcattctcattctgatgccacccattcactgcagaggatccattgatgtgcaagtgatgtaatgccaaatttctccaaatctgatgaagaaacatactcaactacatcttggatgccctgagggtgagtacaatatcagctatttcagatttttaaggtaaaatattcctttaatataatttgtaatgaaaaaagtgattttacatgaaacattttcaacaaaacagaaacatttacATAAGTGGTATCAAGACTTTTACACACCATTGTAATTCCCGAAGATGCTGGACGTTTACTCTGaataaattttacattaaaatggtGATCCATACCAGAATGGGTCCTAAAACTTATCTGTTTGCTattatttctgtaaaatg
The nucleotide sequence above comes from Carassius gibelio isolate Cgi1373 ecotype wild population from Czech Republic chromosome B3, carGib1.2-hapl.c, whole genome shotgun sequence. Encoded proteins:
- the LOC127952090 gene encoding heme-binding protein 2, whose amino-acid sequence is MICLKGLILLLFAVAVHGRVGDSTSESSYCTETKECFLFDLVCEGDGYEVRHYEAAKWVTTEAESYFMEVATSRAFRKLYKYITGENEAGAKIDMTAPVLIKVNENASMWQSSVYGLSFLLPSKYQANPPKPTDSSVHLTDTPDMKVYVKSYGGWMMSLVAKSQSDSLKTSLDNVQATYETEYHYNVGYNSPMKIMNRHNEAWYIVKGEPVCPRSG